In Methanofervidicoccus sp. A16, the sequence GGTTATCTTAAGGGAGGAGGGGATGACTCCCTACGAGATATTAGTATCGGAATCCCAGGAGAGGATGTTGTTGGCAGTAGAGAAAGGAGGGGAGGAGGAGGTAATAGAGGTATTTAAGAAGTACGAACTTCCTGCATCTGTTATAGGTTGGACTACAGATACTAAGAGGATCGTAGTTAAGATGCATGGTAAGAAGGTTGTAGATCTACCTCTAGATCTACTCTGTGGAGCACCACCTATAGAGAGGAGGGAGAACCCCTCTATATTTGAGGAGTACATAGACAGTAATAAAGTTAAGATGCCTGAAGATCTTGGAGAGGTACTGTTAAAACTACTTGGAAGTCCAAATATCGCCTCAAAGAGATGGATATACGAGAGATACGATCACGAAGTACAACTGAGAACTGTTGTAAAACCTGGAATGGACTCTGCAGTACTTAGGTTTATGGAGTGTCCTCCAAAGGCATTGGCACTTACAACGGACTGTAATCCAAACTTCTGTAAGTTAAATCCTTACGTAGGTAGTGTATATACAGTATGTGAAGGTGTTAGAAACCTTGCAACTGTAGGGGCAAAACCTATAGGGATGTTGGACAACTTGAACTTTGGAAACCCAGAGAAACCTGAGAGGATGTATCAGTTGAAGAAGTGTGTTGAGGGATTGGCCAACTGTGCAGAGTTTTTCAACATCCCAGTTGTAGGGGGGAATGTAAGTCTCTACAACGAGACTGTAATAGATGGTAGGGAGTATCCTATAAATCCAACACCTACTATATGCCTGGTAGGTATTATAGATAACGTGGAGATGGTGCCCTCTATACACAGTAAGGTGGAGGAAGGGGATGTTATTATAATAACAAATGAAACGAAGGATGAGATGGGGGGAAGTGAGTACTTCAGATACATCCATAAGATAGAGAAGGGTATTGTACCAAGGTGCAACTTGGAGAAGGAGAAAAGGATATACGATACAGTGGTTGATCTCGTAGGTAAGGGACTGATAAGTTATGCAACTGACTGTTCAAGGGGAGGTTTAGGTGTAGGGTTGGCGAGACTCTGTATTATGAATAGGATAGGTGCAGAGGTATATTTAGGAGATTACAATAAAAACAACTTAAGGGATGATATACTTCTGTTCTCAGAGACTTCAGGGAGAATATTACTCGTTGTGAAGGAGGAGAATGTGGAGAGGGTTCTTAGTGCCTTAGGTGAGAATGGATATACTATTGGAAAGGTTGGAGGGAATTCGTTGAAGGTGTATAACCAAGATAGGGAGATCATCAACTTAGGTGTAAGGGAGATGGTGGATGTTTATGAAAAGAGTTTCTATAGGATAATGGGAGACATGGATTAATAGTTTACAATTTGGAATTTTAAATTATTAAATTATCTTTAAAGGAGAAAATAGGTGAATATGTTTTTACATCTCTTTTCTCTTTTTGTTATTATAATATAAAATTATAATAAAATTATTAAACATTATTGAAAAATACTTAAAAAAGATAGATAACCTCCTTCAAGACCTAAGAGACTAAAAAGACAGGAATTCTTTTCAATACTAATATAGTGTTATTATTATCACCAATAATGATTATAACTCATTTTATACCATGGTTATTACATTATGAATTATATTTAAATATTAAAATTATAACAATAAATACTAAAAAATAAAAAGTGGAAGTATGATGATGGAAGGAAATGTAGAGGTTGTAAAGATACCGAAAGAAAGGATTGGAGTATTAATTGGGAAAGAGGGTGGAGTGAAGAAGAGAATTGAGAAGGAACTGGGAGTACAACTCAAAATTAACCAGGAGGGAGAGGTAACCATCTTTTCAACCAAGGATACTAAGGATCCACTGGCCCTGTGGAAGGGAAGGGATATTGTAAGGGCAATAGGAAGAGGTTTTAATCCAGAAAAGGCTTTAAAATTAGTTTCAGATGATTACGTCCTCGAGATTATAGATATATCTGATTATGCAAATACTCCCAATGCCCTAAGGAGGCTTAAAGGTAGAATTATAGGCAGTGGTGGAAAGTCTAGAAGGTATATCGAGGATCTGACAGAGACCTATGTATCAGTTTATGGGAAGACTGTGGCGATATTAGGAGAGTACGAACCTGTTCAGGTAGCCAAAGAGGCTGTATATATGATCCTAAGAGGTTCTTCCCATTCAAAAATGTACAAATTCCTAGAGAGCCATAGGAGGGAGATAAAGAGAAGAAGCATGGAACTCTGGAAAAAGGATTAAGCGGTTATTACAGTTTAGTAGTGAAGTTCCCTATATTTTTAATTTATATTACTGGAAAAAAGAATTATAGTATAGTTATGATGGATTGCTCTTTCTCATCTCCTTTATCTTCTTTATCAAGGATCCCTTTCCACCCTCCAACGTAAGTTTTACACCCTTTCTTTTACATCCATCTTCTTCCTTCTTCTCCTCTCCATCGTTATTACAAAGTGGACATTCTTTAACTAAGGTCAATATAGGAGAATCTACATTCATGTCGAAGGTCTTTCCTAGGAATCTCTTACCAATCACGTACACCTCTGCACTACTGCCCCTTGATGCCTTAGGCTTACTGATATAGACCTTTTTAAAGTAATTCCTAACAAGATCCACGTAATCGTTAAATAAACTACCCTGAAATACCTTAACTAGGAAGTTGCCACCCTCCTTTAAAAGTTTAGTAGCCACTATAAGAGCCACTGTGGTAAGTTCTACAGATCTACTGTGATCCACATCCCAGACTCCAGTTATATTTGGAGAGGCATCTGATACCACAACATCCGCCTTGGAGGGCAGATAGGAGAGTATTTTCTCTAAGGTTTCCCTCTTAGTCATATCTCCCTTAATGGTAATTACATTCTCATAGCCTAGAGGTTTAACACTCTGGAGATCTACACCTACAACAAATCCCTTCTCTCCTACTATAGATCTTACAGCCTGTAGCCATCCTCCTGGAGCACATCCTAGATCTACAACAACATTTCCCTCCTTTATAATCCTGAATTTCTCATTTAACTGCATTAGTTTATATACAGCCCTGGAACGGTAGTTGTTTTTCTTCGCAAGGTTATAGTATAGATCTTTCTTTCTTTGAAGTAGCCATCTTTTATCCTTTCTTCCCATAGTATTACCTCCTTATTTTTATTCCTCCTTTACAACCCTCTCTATCTCCCTAAAATCCACTGCACCCTCCCTTATAAGTTCCACCTTACCATCAACAACTTTGATCACAGTGGAGGGCTTCCTATAGGGACATGCCCCTGTATCTATTATTAAATCCACCCTCTCCCTTATTCTATCATCTATCTCCCCAACAGATGTAGGTGGCTTCTCTCCACTTATATTTGCACTTGTGGCAGTTAGTGGTACTATAGAGAGTTCCCTTATTATATCGCTCTTTGGCACCCTTATACCGATGTATTCCTTTGATAGAGTATCGGGAATAGTATCCTTCTTCTTCAATACTATCGTTAGAGGACCAGGGAGGAACCTCTCTACAATCTTCCTACTTACATCATCTAGGTAGGCATACCTTTCAATATCTTTGATGTCCCTCAAAAAGATAGACACAGGTTTGCCCCTCTCCCTCTCCTTTATACTATACACTCTCTCAAGGGCAGACTCATCTAAGGCATTTGCACATAAACCGTATAGTGTGTCTGTTCCACAGACGAATACCTTGCCCTCTAGTATAATCTTTTTAATATAGTCGAAGTGCTTTTTTAACTCATCGAGTGTTTTTATTTTTAGTATTTTTACCATTTTTTCACCTTATTTTAATCTTAATTGTAATAATAATTAGAATAAAAATAATTAAGAGATAAAAACTATTAAAAAAAGATTATCAGAGATCACCTTAGTTCTTTAGTATCTAGTATATGCCGGGAGATATGAACTTATTTTACTTTTATTTAGTTTCATTATTTTATGATTTTAATTATTCTTATTATTATAATATTTACCCTACTTCCCATCAAAAAATCCTGATAAAAATAATAGTAATTATAATAAAAGTAATAAATATAATAAAAGAATAAGAGATAAATAGTCTCTCCTGGGATACTCTAAGACGCTATAGAAGTGGAGCAGATTCTTTCTAATAGATTGTTATTATTAATTTTTATAAGGTATTAAATATTATAAGATATAAATTTTAATATTTTCCCAGTCTTTTTTATTATTTTTTATTATTTAAATCATTACTTTGATGGGAATTAAGGTTATTCACTTCTTTTTTATTTCTATCCCTTCAGAATTATTTTATTGTTATTATTTTTTCCTAATTTTAATTATTTTTATAGTGATTATTATTTTTATTATTCTTCTAATTAACAATTTTAATGGGAAGTGGGTTTATTATATTATTTTTTTATTGAAAGTTTTCTATACTGTTTTTCAGTATAAATTAATTTTATTTTATGACTATAAATGAAAAATTTCGAATATATACCTCCTAGTGTTTAATACGTTTTAAGAGTTATTTCTTATGTTCTGTAATTTTTAATAAGGGTGTTATCTTTATTATACCCCTGACATACATCATTAAGGGGACAATCTTCACATTTTGGCTCATCATGGTTATAACAGTATTTAGTACCTATGTACATCAGTCCGTCATCGAAGTCTCCCACAGAGAAGTCATATCCATCTTTATTCAGTTTATAAATAAGGAGATTTGGCACTCTTTGTATCTCCATAGATCGAGGTTTCCCCATTTTCAAATATTCTCGAACTACAACCAAGTAATCATGGAAAAACTCTGAATCAGTTGAGATTCCCTTTACCTTTTTACCACGGATATTAGTTACCCGAATATAATTAACTCCACCTTTGCCCTTCCCCTTCTGAATTACATTCCACTTTTCATAATCCTTCAAAGTGGCTAACTCCAAAAGAAAACCTGTTCTAAAGAGGACTCGCCCTGCATTACTATCTAAAGGTACCTCGTATGAGATACCTGTCCACCCCTTATCATCCTTTCTATGTTTCACAAGTCCAAAAGTACTTACGTATAACTTAGCAAATAGATGGCAACCTTTATAACCAATTGCACTACCGAGGCCGTATCTCTCGTTATCTTTTAGTTGTTGGGACATAATTTCAGCAGAGGAATGGGATTCTAGATGATCAACTAATACCTGTGGAGAACTTTCACACTTTGAATTCAAATCCTTCTCTAACAGTAAGAACATAGCTAAAGGTACTCCCCATCTATGTATAGCATAGTCCAATACCTGTTTAGTGGATACTATACCACGCATAGACTGGGTAAAAAATAGATTGTACTTACTAGGTGATGATTTATTTTCCAAGGCCCATTTTTCTGCCCGAATCTCTTTAATAGAGTTATGTTTAGATATCATCTCATCTATAGAGATATTTAATTCGTTGAAAAAATCTGTAGGTCTATGAAATATTCTTATTTCTTTTCGATAAAGGGATGTAGTTACCTCCTTAAGTAGTTCCCTAACTCCAACTATATCAGGTCCCTGATCCAGTACAACATTTACCAACAAATACCTAGTTAAAATCTCTCGTCTTGTAAATTTACCGTCGTACTCATCTAACTCATCGTATTTTAAATTCCCCTCCCTGTCAAAGTAGTGTTTAAAGGGTTCCACTTCATAAACAGGTGGTGTTTCCCTTTTTTCCCTTCCAATCTCAACTAATCTCTTTGTAATATCTAAAAGAAAATCCCAATTAACCATCTCTATCCTCCCGTCCTTCACCATTTATCCATTTAAATAGATTTATCTGGACATTGGATAGTCTTTTTTTGGCAAATTCGTAGTACTCCGGTACTATCTCAAATCCAATGTAGTGTCTTCCCAACATTTTAGATACCACTGCCACAGTACCTGAACCTAGGAAGGGATCTAAAACTATATCTCCCTCATCACTACTGAACAGAATTATCTTTTTTACAAGTTCTATCGGTAGTTTTGTAGGTGTTTTTATCTTTCCAGTCCAGTACTCCCTGTTGATGATCCATACATCCTCTGGATAATGCTCGATTTTATTGAATTTGTATCTTTTCTCATCTTTAACTACAAAAAGTATATGGTAATGACTTGTTACGTATTTTCTCTTTGTAAATACTCCAAATTGATACTTCCATATAATATGATTTATTGTTATAAAACCTACATCATCCAATGCATTTAGAACATCTTTTAAATTAGTCCATCCAGAGAAAACATACATACTTCCACTTCTCTTCAAAACACGGTACGCCTCCTCCATCCAAGTTCGTGTAAATTCGTAGTATTTTTCCTTAGGGATCTCGTTATAACCCTCTAAGACATTTTCCTCACTTCTGTTGTAATTACTACGTCTTGCTTTAAAATCAATGGCAAAAGGTGGATCAGTTACTATTAAATCTATGGAATCGGATGGCAGATCTTTCATTAACTTTAAGGCATCTCCACAGTATATTTCATCAACTTTAAATTTTCCCAGTTTCATCCTATTACCTTAGTTTTTAAATCTTATAAAAATAATTATAATAATTAAAATAAGATAAAAATAATAAAAATTTTATTTCACAGTACAATACTCCAAAACCTTTGCACATTGACAGTTTTTTTCCCTACTAAGAGCGTGTTCTATAAAGTCCTCCACTATCCCTATTAACTTCTCCTCCACCTTTCTTATAACTTCAAAAACTTCATCCACTGTTAGTTTATCCTTAGATATCCCTGCAGCGTAGTTTGTCACTGTACAAAGTGAGGCGTAGCATAATCCCAACTCCTTTGCCAGTGCTACCTCAGGATAGCCTGTCATACCTACTACATCCCCAAGGGTCCTGTAGAATCTTATCTCAGATTTCGTCTCAAATCTTGGTCCCTCTGTACAGATATATACCCCTTCATTGTAGGGATAACCTCTCCTATCCAGTACATCCCTTAAAATGTTCATAACCTCTGGACAGTAAGGTTCTGAAAGATCTATATGAACTACCTTGCCATCCTCACCGTCGTAATATGTGGATATTCTATTTTTAGTAAACTCCATAAAGTCCTGAGGTATGAAAAACGTCCCAGGTTTAATATGCTCCTTTAAAGAGCCAACAGAGTTTATACTTAATATCCTCTCTACTCCTAACATCTTAAGTGCGTAGATATTTGCCCTGTAGTTAATCCTATGAGGTGGAATACTGTGGTTTAAACCATGCCTAAATAGGAGTACTACACTGTCTTCCCTATCTATCAACACCTTTACCTTCCCGTACTTGGTGTTTATTACCTCTTCTTTACCCCTCCTTAGAACTGAAGATATCCCCGTCCCTCCTATTATTCCTATTATACTATCACCTCATTCTTCCTGTAGAGTTTTACAGTCTAAGAAAAATATATCCCCATCTTCCGAGACACTTACAATAAAAGGTTTTTTAACTATTCTTCTCTCTATATTATCTTTCATATTTCTATATATGAGATCTACCAATTCCAAGGAGTTATACTTTACATGTATATTCAACTTATTACATTCTTCATATATCATTTTAGGAATTTGAAATACGTCAGTATTCTCTTTAACAGTCAGTCGTAAAGGAGCAATTATACTCTCATATATTTTTAAGGTATTTTTTGCCTTTTCGATATTTTCCCTTGCCCTCTTCTCTATCATACATATATTTGCCTTAGTGGTGTTCATTAAATTGGCTATCTCTTCTAAGGTCAAACCTTTTCTCCGTAGTTTAAGTACTTTTATCTGAGTATCTGTTAGAAAAGATTCCATATTTATCCCACTTATCGCTGGATATTGATATTAATTTTAATAATATTATAATAAATTGCCTCTCTAAAGTTGGTACTGTTTTAAGATGTTTTTAATAAATAATTTTAAATGAATATGTCCAAGATATTAGAGATAGTTTAATTTTGTTCCCATTAAAAGAGTTATTAAAAAAGATAATAAAATTAAAATTATTATAAAGATTAAAAATTAATTTAGTAAAAAAGAACTTTAAAACTTTTGTGGGACAATCCTAAAAACAGGATAAGATGTGAGAATTTTCTCGTGATATTTAGGACATTAAGAGTTATAGTTGGAAAGAAATAGAAAATTTTTCTCTCCTTTTAATGTTTAGTGGTAGAGAATGGGAAATTATCCAGATTTATACAACTGAAATAAATATTTATTTGTAATTATTTTATAAATTAATTTTTATTAGATATTTTTTGAGAACTGAAAATTATAATTACGATTAATAAGATTACGTATCCCCCATTCTTCTCAAAAAATTATTTTAGTAAGAGTATAGCGGTGATAACAATGGACATACTTATTAAAGACCTAGATTACGCTGTAGACACTAATTTAAACGTCTATAAAGATATAGATATACTTATCAGAAGAGATGAAGATGGTAGAAAGATAACATTACATAGAGGCAGGAACCTCCTAGAGAAATTCAACTTAAATGAAAAAGATCTAAAAATAATTAACGGAGATAAGAAATGTGCAATACCTGGATTAAGCAATAATCACACCCATATACCTATGACTCTCCTAAGGGGAATAGCAGATGATATGATATTACAAAACTGGTTAAGGGAGAAGATATGGCCTAATGAGGCTAAACTAACAGGGGAGGATGTGTACTATGGGGCGCTACTTGGATGTTTAGAGATGTTAAGATTTGGTGTAACCTCATTTAACGATATGTACTTTTTTCCTGAGGAGATAGTTAGGGCTACTAAGGAGGTAGGTATAAAGGGATCTATAGGCTTTCCCATAATAGACTTTGGCACACCTCAATGTAAGGACTTGGATAAACTTCTAAGTAACTGTGAAAAATTTATAAGAGAATATATTGAAGAGAAGAAGATTAAACCAGTTGTAGCTCCTCACGCTCCTTACACATGTTCAAAGGATACATATATTCGGTGTAAAGAGATATCCCAGGAGTACAACGTCCCTATACATACCCATCTATCTGAAACAAGGTATGAAGTTGTAGAGATGGAGAATAAGATGGGAATGAGGCCTGTGGAGTACCTGGAGAGTATAGGGATTTTGGGAGACAATCTTATAACTGCCCACTGTGTATGGGTTACAAAGGAGGAGGTAAAGAGACTTGGGAAGTATAAGGTAAAGGTAGTCCACTGTCCAGGGAGTAATATGAAACTTGCCAGTGGAGGGGTTATGCCCCTTGTGGAGATGTTAAGAGAGGGTGTATCTCTATCCCTTGGGACAGATGGACCTGCTAGCAACAACAACTTAGATATGTTGGAGGAAATGAAGATCTGTGCACTACTCCATAAGGCACACAGATGGGATCCTAGAGTGGGGGATGTAGATACTGTCCTACGTATGGCATTTAACAGTGAATCTATAGGGTTTGAAAATAGAGATGTGGTGCTTTTAGATCTTACGAGTCCTCATCTTAGGCCTGTACATAATATAAAATCCAATATAGTATATTCTGCAAATGGGAATGACGTAGATACTGTAATTGTAGATGGAGAGGTGCTACTGGAGGATAAAAAATTCCTGAGAATGGACGATAAAGATCTAAGGGATATCTATAGTAAGGTAGATAAGATAGTAAAAAAGTTTGAATAAAACTCTGGTTTTATTAAAATTTATTAAAAAAGGAGAAAAAGATTTAACAAAAATTATTTATTACTAGACAACACCATTGAGAACCTTAATAAGGAATATAATATAATAAGAATAAAACCTAATAAAGAAATTAATACAGGTAAAAAAAACAAAATCTATTTTCACCTCTTCAACTATCCTTAGAACAACAGAAAATGTGTAGAATTTTATTAATTCTTCTTAAGAAATTTACTTTTTTTATTTTTTATTATATTTTTATAAATTTTAAAATTATTATATTCATGGCTACAGTAAAGAGTTAATACGGTAAAAAAGTAAAATCTCACCGTTATACCTTTTGAAGATCCCACATTTAAAAAAACAGAGAGATAGATTTATATGTTAAATTATACTTCATTTTTAGTCAGTTGTTCTCTTTAATTTATTTTTGATTTACAACAGGCTTATGAAAATAAAGAATAATATACAGAAATCATACAGTCCATAAAAATATTTTAATATTAATATCCTATTAAGTTTTTCATCAACACATCCCTTCTAAGGTTAA encodes:
- a CDS encoding S-methyl-5'-thioinosine phosphorylase; translation: MIGIIGGTGISSVLRRGKEEVINTKYGKVKVLIDREDSVVLLFRHGLNHSIPPHRINYRANIYALKMLGVERILSINSVGSLKEHIKPGTFFIPQDFMEFTKNRISTYYDGEDGKVVHIDLSEPYCPEVMNILRDVLDRRGYPYNEGVYICTEGPRFETKSEIRFYRTLGDVVGMTGYPEVALAKELGLCYASLCTVTNYAAGISKDKLTVDEVFEVIRKVEEKLIGIVEDFIEHALSREKNCQCAKVLEYCTVK
- the purL gene encoding phosphoribosylformylglycinamidine synthase subunit PurL, coding for MDIEDLKYIEKKLGRKPNDVEIGMFENLWSEHCSYRSTKNILKLFSKTIKDDQNIVIGPGDDAAVIRVDKETGLCIALAMESHNHPSYIDPYNGAATGVGGIVRDIISMNAKPIALLDSLRFGDIEGEMGDKVRWLVEGVVSGISDYGNRIGVPTVGGECEFHSSYNYNNLVNVVCVGIVREGEVITGKAKEPNLSLILVGSTGRDGIGGASFASKDLTSDSEEDRPSVQIGDAFVGKCLIDSVLEACKTGKVKAMKDLGAAGLTSACSEMCYGGGVGAEIHLERVILREEGMTPYEILVSESQERMLLAVEKGGEEEVIEVFKKYELPASVIGWTTDTKRIVVKMHGKKVVDLPLDLLCGAPPIERRENPSIFEEYIDSNKVKMPEDLGEVLLKLLGSPNIASKRWIYERYDHEVQLRTVVKPGMDSAVLRFMECPPKALALTTDCNPNFCKLNPYVGSVYTVCEGVRNLATVGAKPIGMLDNLNFGNPEKPERMYQLKKCVEGLANCAEFFNIPVVGGNVSLYNETVIDGREYPINPTPTICLVGIIDNVEMVPSIHSKVEEGDVIIITNETKDEMGGSEYFRYIHKIEKGIVPRCNLEKEKRIYDTVVDLVGKGLISYATDCSRGGLGVGLARLCIMNRIGAEVYLGDYNKNNLRDDILLFSETSGRILLVVKEENVERVLSALGENGYTIGKVGGNSLKVYNQDREIINLGVREMVDVYEKSFYRIMGDMD
- a CDS encoding Tfx family DNA-binding protein encodes the protein MESFLTDTQIKVLKLRRKGLTLEEIANLMNTTKANICMIEKRARENIEKAKNTLKIYESIIAPLRLTVKENTDVFQIPKMIYEECNKLNIHVKYNSLELVDLIYRNMKDNIERRIVKKPFIVSVSEDGDIFFLDCKTLQEE
- a CDS encoding RlmE family RNA methyltransferase encodes the protein MGRKDKRWLLQRKKDLYYNLAKKNNYRSRAVYKLMQLNEKFRIIKEGNVVVDLGCAPGGWLQAVRSIVGEKGFVVGVDLQSVKPLGYENVITIKGDMTKRETLEKILSYLPSKADVVVSDASPNITGVWDVDHSRSVELTTVALIVATKLLKEGGNFLVKVFQGSLFNDYVDLVRNYFKKVYISKPKASRGSSAEVYVIGKRFLGKTFDMNVDSPILTLVKECPLCNNDGEEKKEEDGCKRKGVKLTLEGGKGSLIKKIKEMRKSNPS
- a CDS encoding amidohydrolase, with translation MDILIKDLDYAVDTNLNVYKDIDILIRRDEDGRKITLHRGRNLLEKFNLNEKDLKIINGDKKCAIPGLSNNHTHIPMTLLRGIADDMILQNWLREKIWPNEAKLTGEDVYYGALLGCLEMLRFGVTSFNDMYFFPEEIVRATKEVGIKGSIGFPIIDFGTPQCKDLDKLLSNCEKFIREYIEEKKIKPVVAPHAPYTCSKDTYIRCKEISQEYNVPIHTHLSETRYEVVEMENKMGMRPVEYLESIGILGDNLITAHCVWVTKEEVKRLGKYKVKVVHCPGSNMKLASGGVMPLVEMLREGVSLSLGTDGPASNNNLDMLEEMKICALLHKAHRWDPRVGDVDTVLRMAFNSESIGFENRDVVLLDLTSPHLRPVHNIKSNIVYSANGNDVDTVIVDGEVLLEDKKFLRMDDKDLRDIYSKVDKIVKKFE
- a CDS encoding KH domain-containing protein; protein product: MEGNVEVVKIPKERIGVLIGKEGGVKKRIEKELGVQLKINQEGEVTIFSTKDTKDPLALWKGRDIVRAIGRGFNPEKALKLVSDDYVLEIIDISDYANTPNALRRLKGRIIGSGGKSRRYIEDLTETYVSVYGKTVAILGEYEPVQVAKEAVYMILRGSSHSKMYKFLESHRREIKRRSMELWKKD
- a CDS encoding L-threonylcarbamoyladenylate synthase; the protein is MVKILKIKTLDELKKHFDYIKKIILEGKVFVCGTDTLYGLCANALDESALERVYSIKERERGKPVSIFLRDIKDIERYAYLDDVSRKIVERFLPGPLTIVLKKKDTIPDTLSKEYIGIRVPKSDIIRELSIVPLTATSANISGEKPPTSVGEIDDRIRERVDLIIDTGACPYRKPSTVIKVVDGKVELIREGAVDFREIERVVKEE
- a CDS encoding site-specific DNA-methyltransferase → MKLGKFKVDEIYCGDALKLMKDLPSDSIDLIVTDPPFAIDFKARRSNYNRSEENVLEGYNEIPKEKYYEFTRTWMEEAYRVLKRSGSMYVFSGWTNLKDVLNALDDVGFITINHIIWKYQFGVFTKRKYVTSHYHILFVVKDEKRYKFNKIEHYPEDVWIINREYWTGKIKTPTKLPIELVKKIILFSSDEGDIVLDPFLGSGTVAVVSKMLGRHYIGFEIVPEYYEFAKKRLSNVQINLFKWINGEGREDRDG